A single genomic interval of Raphanus sativus cultivar WK10039 unplaced genomic scaffold, ASM80110v3 Scaffold2164, whole genome shotgun sequence harbors:
- the LOC130505310 gene encoding protein ROOT HAIR SPECIFIC 17-like, producing the protein MASLNLKMKKRENYGTEPDKKKLAMAGIRHQLLLLLRRRHRLFPLVSAFSGCLLLLLLFSFSFPPVIHRSPPGRKNQIAVEPKLLVPENGGRSDRHLWSSKLSNSYYGCSNASDTFQVLDKTSQTDRYLLIATSGGLNQQRTGIIDAVVAAYILNATLVIPKLDQNSYWKDTSNFEEIFDVDWFITHLSKDVKIIKELPKGEESRLIGLQSIRVPRKCTPSCYLQRVLPLLKKKHVVQLSKFDYRLANQLDSELQKLRCRVNYHAVRYTETINKMGQTLVDRMRTKSKHFVALHLRFEPDMLAFSGCYYGGGQKERLELGAMRRRWKTLHAANPDKVREHGRCPLTPEEIGLMLRGLGFGREVHLYVASGEVYGGDATLAPLRALFPNIHTKETLTSKKELAPFARFSSRMAALDFIVCDESDAFVTNNNGNMARILAGRRRYMGHKVTIRPNAKKLHKIFTNRHNMTWDEFSTKVRKYQTGFMGEPDEMKAGEGEFHENPTSCICQKKKKKDNEKLKEDEQDSWPWEYSDIGNVPMATRSEFESSTRS; encoded by the exons ATGGCGTCTTTAAAtttgaagatgaagaaaaggGAGAATTATGGCACCGAACCTGACAAGAAAAAACTGGCTATGGCCGGAATCCGACACCAGTTACTGCTACTCCTTCGCCGCCGTCACCGTTTATTCCCTCTGGTCTCTGCCTTCTCcggctgtctcctcctcctcctcctcttctccttttcCTTCCCTCCTGTGATCCATCGCTCACCACCAGGC AGGAAGAATCAAATTGCCGTGGAACCCAAGCTTCTCGTACCC GAAAATGGAGGAAGATCGGATCGGCACTTATGGAGCTCGAAATTGTCCAACTCCTACTATGGCTGCAGCAATGCCAGTGACACCTTTCAAG TTTTGGATAAGACGAGTCAAACAGATCGATATCTACTGATCGCTACGAGCGGAGGGTTAAACCAACAGCGAACAGGG ATAATAGACGCTGTGGTTGCGGCTTACATCCTAAATGCCACTCTTGTGATCCCTAAACTGGACCAAAATTCATACTGGAAGGACACCAg CAACTTCGAAGAAATATTTGACGTTGATTGGTTCATTACGCATCTCTCCAAAGATGTCAAGATCATCAAGGAGCTTCCTAAAGGAGAAGAGTCAAGACTCATTGGCCTACAGTCCATTCGTGTTCCCAGGAAGTGCACACCCTCTTGCTACCTGCAGCGTGTTTTGCCCCTTCTTAAGAAGAAGCAT GTTGTACAACTCTCTAAATTCGATTACAGGCTGGCCAACCAGCTGGATTCAGAGCTACAGAAGCTGAGGTGTAGAGTGAACTACCATGCGGTGAGATATACGGAGACTATCAACAAGATGGGCCAAACTCTGGTTGACCGGATGAGAACCAAATCCAAACACTTTGTTGCCCTTCATCTCAG GTTCGAACCTGATATGCTGGCCTTCTCCGGATGCTATTATGGGGGAGGTCAGAAAGAGAGACTTGAACTCGGAGCTATGAGAAGAAGGTGGAAAACTTTACAC GCGGCAAACCCTGACAAGGTACGGGAGCACGGGAGATGTCCCCTGACTCCAGAGGAGATCGGTCTGATGCTCAGGGGCTTAGGCTTTGGCAGAGAAGTTCACTTGTACGTTGCATCAGGCGAGGTATACGGAGGGGATGCTACACTAGCACCATTAAGAGCTCTGTTTCCAAATATCCATACAAAAGAGACATTGACTTCTAAGAAAGAGCTAGCTCCGTTTGCACGCTTCTCATCACGCATGGCTGCTCTTGACTTCATCGTGTGTGATGAGAGCGACGCATTTGTCACCAACAACAACGGCAACATGGCTAGAATCTTAGCCGGAAGAAG AAGATACATGGGACATAAAGTAACCATCCGTCCAAACGCCAAGAAACTCCATAAAATCTTCACAAACAGACACAACATGACATGGGATGAATTCTCAACCAAGGTCCGGAAATACCAAACAGGGTTCATGGGGGAGCCAGATGAAATGAAAGCAGGAGAAGGAGAGTTCCATGAGAACCCGACCTCCTGCATTtgtcaaaagaagaagaagaaggacaatGAAAAACTAAAAGAGGACGAGCAAGACTCATGGCCATGGGAGTACTCAGACATTGGCAATGTCCCCATGGCCACTAGAAGCGAGTTTGAATCATCAACCAGAAGTTGA
- the LOC130505311 gene encoding expansin-like A2 encodes MGSCFLFFVVLLLSSSVDACDRCLQRSKAAYFSSASALSSGACSYGSMATSFFAGHIAAAVPSIYKDGAGCGACFQVRCNNPSLCSTRGTTVMVTDLNMSNQTDLILSSRAFRAMAKPVIGADRDLLRQGVVDIQYQRVPCDYGNKKMMNVRVEESSKKPNYLAIKLLYQGGQTEVVAIDIAQVGSSHWSYMTRSHGAVWVTDKVPTGPLQFRFVVTAGFDGKMLWSQRVLPANWEAGKIYDAGVQITDIAQEGCDPCDDHIWN; translated from the exons ATGGGAAGCTGCTTTCTCTTCTTCGTCGTTTTACTATTATCGTCTTCCGTTGACGCCTGCGACCGATGTCTCCAACGCTCTAAGGCTGCTTATTTCTCCTCTGCCTCTGCTCTCTCCT CGGGAGCTTGCTCCTATGGTTCTATGGCTACGAGTTTCTTCGCCGGTCACATAGCCGCTGCCGTGCCTTCAATATACAAAGACGGCGCCGGCTGCGGAGCTTGCTTCCAGGTCAGATGCAACAACCCTTCTCTTTGCAGCACCAGAGGAACCACGGTGATGGTCACCGACCTGAACATGAGCAACCAAACAGATCTTATCCTCAGCAGCAGAGCCTTCAGGGCCATGGCTAAGCCGGTTATTGGCGCCGACAGAGATCTTCTTAGACAAGGCGTTGTGGACATTCAATACCAGAG aGTCCCTTGCGACTACGGaaacaagaagatgatgaatgtgagagttgaaGAATCAAGCAAGAAGCCAAACTACTTGGCGATAAAGCTCTTATACCAAGGAGGCCAAACCGAAGTCGTAGCCATCGACATTGCTCAGGTTGGTTCTTCCCATTGGAGTTACATGACCAGAAGCCACGGAGCCGTCTGGGTCACTGACAAAGTACCAACCGGACCTCTTCAGTTCAGATTCGTGGTGACTGCTGGCTTCGACGGCAAAATGCTCTGGTCCCAGCGAGTTCTTCCGGCCAACTGGGAAGCTGGCAAGATCTACGACGCCGGCGTTCAGATCACCGACATTGCTCAGGAAGGTTGTGATCCATGCGACGATCACATCTggaactga